GATAGGTTGTTGTGATACCTCAAATTAGTCTATTAAACCCTGTGGAACCACTTGACCGACATGCTGAGTGCTAATTTATGGTTATAAGTATCCTAACCGTCAAGTTGTTTAGCTATTTCAAGCCTCTAGAGAGTGTAGTAAACAAATCATATTTGACGAAGAACAAGTCTTACATACGAACTCAGagtttatgaatatatataattagagaaaatagagagaaataGTGGATTTATCAAAACTTTTGCACACATAATTCATTGGTCAAAATACGTTGCacttaataaacaaataatcgacgattaattaagatattgCCTTAATCACGGATGTCCAAGAGAAGACAGTGAAGAGCATTAGCTTCATGGTTTGGTGTTGATAGACTCGATTGAGCTGATATATTATTGGAATTGAAGTTCTTgaaattacaattattttggGCTATTTTCAAATACTCCTAAAGAAATAGGTcgatacttttattttaatcctcGAGTGAAATCATAAGACTTCAAACGAGGAGAAAAACGAGTTATTGTTCAAactataattatttcattacaTATTTAACAAGTCCAGGAACGTGGATATTCAGGAAGTAATCCTCCCAGTTTATAGCCTTAGGATCCAAAAGCGATGTATTTGGATTTATGTTGTTGTCTCGCGCAACAATTTGCAGTTTTTCTAAGTTGGTGTCGTCAAATCTGTacaagcaaaaataaaattatacttatACGATATCGAGTCTCATACACTCAGGTTACATTAAATTCTGACTTCTCAACCCTTAACATGTATTCGTGTATGTACGGTGGATTCAAAGATCATCCAAATCTGATTATTTTAGAACGAGGTATATATACTAAACTCAATGTTCCGTATGAAATTAGTTTGGAAATTACCTGGCTTTGAAGAATAGAAACGAGTCATAAAGCTCAACTTGTCGCATCACCCGGTTGAACTTTCTCTGAAGATCATTGTACTTGTCTTggaaagagtaaaaaaatgctttgttcaCAAACTCAAAACCCTTTACCGTAATAACAATATTGATTAGGAAAAGTAAATTTAAACGTAGTTCTGTGTAAGCATTAGTCAtagattttgaagaataccttgagaaaaaccaaGTAGCGAATGGTCATGTATCGATGGAAGCTAGCCATGTCGTTGAATAAGGTgagtttcttaattttgatggCCTTTCCATCTTTGTTGATCCATGGTTTTTCGGTAAAGTATTGGAGAATATAATTGAGGAAATTAATGTTACTTATAGAATTTTTCATTGAAGAACTTACGTGGTATATAATTGTATGTCTAGATGGTTGGAGTTTATGTGCCGATATTGCCATGATGATAGCATTTACCACCATATCGGCTGGAATCtgcatttttaaaaaacattaaacgTCTTAGATTTAAAAGAACCCGagatcaaaatttgaaagaaattatatttcatcTCACCAAGTCAAAGATTGAGCCAGCACCCGAAGGAAAATGTGTTACTTTTCCTTTAGCATACCCAACAATAAAGCCATCTATGGTTCTGTAAAATACAACCTTTCTCATCAAACAATGGTAAAAATTCCGAACATACGTTACTTGAACTCATACGGTCTGaattaggttgggttgagtttaaATGAACTAAGATTTATGAGTTTGTTTAAATGTCTCAACTCTATCGAACACAACTTATGAACACCGGTtaaagaactttttttttttttttttacctcaaACCTTCTATCCAACCCGGAAAAGGTTCTTTGTAAGTGCTTGTGACTATGGTCGGTCGCATGATGATCAAAGGAAGATTGTCAGTTCTATCATTAACCAGCATCTCACCCATTGCTTTGGTAAATGTGTACGTGTTTGGATATCCATACATTTTTGACCTAATaacaattgaagaagaaaattgttaCATTGATAAAGAAGATGGTATCTATTGATCGTCCGTACCTTTTTGTGCCCAAGTCTTTCATGGCTAAGCTCCTCGTGGTTTCATTTATATCTCTATTATTTCTCAATTCTCTTAAACtatcttcaattatttttcgtTCCGATTCAATATCTAACTTCGAAGTACCATCAACAGATTCGACCAATTTGCACGGAGTTTCCAAGATGACTCCTTCCCTTTGATTTGAAACATAAGctaacaaaacaaatatttttcaataagtTGCCGGTAATTAacctaattatttaaataataaaaaaataatataatttgataCTGACCGGTGGATACATGGACGAGAATTTCCAAATTAGAACACCCCTTTGCAAAGTTTAGGACATGTTTAGCTCCCAATGTATTGGTACCAAATGCTACATCATATCTGCGAAAAATTTAACAAACTCGAGATCAGTTtgaaatactttttaatttaagcaTTTTATAATTCAAGGGAGCTCGAGAGAGTCGGTACCTTTCATCAAAATTGGTCGTTGCAGcaaaattaatgattatttCCACTTGATTCTTCATCTCTTCCAATAAACCTGAATCATTTAATCCCATATTTGGGGATGAAATATCTCCCGGCACCAAATAAATCTTCTCTGAGATGAGGGGTTTTAGATCTCCACCCCATTTTTCCTTCAACACTCTAAACAGTTCTTTCTCTACAACCTATGAATCAAATAAtcaattgtatttttttagcGAAATAACGATTATGGGTGAAGGATTCAACCCTTTATGTTCGGTATTTACATAAACTAGCTAGTTAGTGGTgtagtaattaaaatatgggtataaaaacaattatatacCTCATTATAGAAATGTTTTGAAGCCGTGATGTGATCCACACTTCGTAAAAGTAGATACAGTTTCTTCACGTTGGGATGAACTCTTAGTATTTTCTCCACCATAACTGGActctcaaaatatataatataaatgaataaaaagaaaattaaaatttttccaaagaaatatttagaaaGATGAACGTACGCTTCCCAAGAAACCCTTTGGCACCAATCATAAAAATGGTCTTATTCTCTAAAACGTCCATCGAAAATCGAGAGATATATTATAATGGGAAGTTGAAGTTTGAAATATATACgaaaaatagaaggaaaataataactaaCTCTCCTTTATTGCCTATGTAACTAAAGTATTTAGACATGTTTgctaaaatgatgtaaaaaatttatacaaataAAGGATATGTTTATGTTTGGTTATGGTATTTCAACCATTTTACTATAgtaaaagatttaatttaattttcgttCATTTTAATGGTAAATAATtagtataataattaaattgaaaaattaatcaattaataatatttattttggtcccaattaattattgattaagtaataattataattattgaaaattaactttttcCTAATTAACTCATGAATTATTTAAGCTATtagctaattaattaataattcttgtaaataagtaataaacttttatatataaatgaattaaatatatatttaaattaattaattcttatttattccacttaaataattattgtattaattttgGTAAATCATCATCGATTAtgtatattcaaataaattaagagaAGGGTAATTTATGTGTTGAAATATTGTTagtatgttttattttttaatagaaattatattgaaaagtaattaaaaaaaaaattctgctCAAAACTCAACTTTAGACAAATAATGGGTTTGTCAAATCTTTTACGAAACACTTCAAAGCTACacttaataaacaaataatcgACGACGTtccatatcatattataagcgattaattaagatattgTATTAAATCACAGATGTACAAAAGAAGACAGCAAAGAGAATTGGCTATCTGATTTGGTGTTGATAGACTCGATTGAGCTGATATGTAGCTAGGATAGAAATTCTTGAAATTGCAATTGTTTTGAGCTACTTTCAAGTAGCTACAGATAAACAAGTCGAGTGAAATCGGCCGACTTTATataaggagaaaaaaataaggttCGTTCAAATTATAATCATTTCATTACATGTTTAATAAGTCCCGGAATGTGGATGTTCAGGAAGTAATCCTCCCAGTTTATATCCTTAGGATCCAAAAGCGATGTATTTGGATTTATGTTGTTGTCTCGTGCAGCAATTCTCAGTTTTTCTAAGTTGGTGTCGTCAAATCTGTACaagcaaaaataaaactatacatatatatattggatTGCATAGCTAAGAATATCAATATACTAATCGTACAAGTCTCGTAAACTCATGTTACATAAATTCCGACTTCTCATGTTACTACAAAGGTCATACAAATCtgattattttataatgagGTATATAAACTAAACTCAACGTTTCGTATAAAATTAGTTTGGAAATTACTTGGCTTTGAAGAATATAAACGAGTCATAAAGCTCAACTTGTCTCATCACCCAGTTGAACGTTCTCCGAAGATCATTGTACTTGTCTTGGAAAGCGTAACAAAATGCTTTGTTCACAAACTCAAAACCCTTTATagtaataaaacaatattgatTAGAAAACGTAAATATAAACGTGGTTTTATGTCAGCATTAGTTATACATTTTGGAACATACCTTGAGAAAAATCAAGTAGTGAATGGTCATGTATCGATGGAAGCTAGCCATGTCGTTGAATAAGGCGACTTTTTTAACCTTGAGGGCCTTTCCGTCTCTATCGATCCATGGTTTTTCCGTAAAGTATTGGAGAATATAATTGCGCAAATCAATGTTGCTCATAGCATTTCTCATCGAAGAACCTATGTGATATATTAATGTATGTCCAAACGGTTGGAGTTTATGTGCTAATATTGCCATGATGATAGCATTTACTACCATATCAACCGGAATCTGCATTTCTTCGAAACATCAAACTTgttgaatttgaaagaaagaaagaaagagatatcaaaatttcaaagaaattatATTCATCTCACCACGTCTAGGATTGAGCTAGCGTTAGATGGAAAGAACGTAAGTTTTCCTTTGCCATACCCATCAATTAAGCCATCAATAGTCCTGTAAAATACAACCTTTTTCATCATTGAAACAAGGCCAACGAACCCATTGTTATGGTAAAACACGATGCATACTTTACTTAAAGATCGgggttttcaaaaaatttgtttgagttgaaaaaatttaccatCCAAACAATTAGGTTGAGTTTAGAAATATTTCAACTTGATCTGATCCAAACTATGGACACCCAAACTTGAGACAAAATGGGGTTTAACAAgaaattgatatcaaaattttggcTCCCTATCGACCCAAGTTgcctatatatattatttgtgtACCTCAAACCTTCGATCCAACCCGGAAAAGGTTCTTTATAAGTGCTCGTAACTATGGTTGGTCGCACAATGATCAAACGAAGATTGTCACTTTTGTCGCTAATCAACATCTCGCCCATTGCCTTTGTAAATACGTATGTGTTTGGACATCCATACATTTTTGCCctaataacaataaaagaataaaatggtTACATTGATAAAGAGGATGATATCCATTGATCTTTCGTACCTTTTTGTGCCCAAGTCTTTCATGGCGAAGCTCCTCGTAATTTCATCTATATCTCTATTATTTCTCAATTCTCTTAAGCtatcttcaattatttttcgtTCGGTTTCAATGTCTAATTTTGAAGTGCCATCAACGGACTCGACCAATTTGCACGGAGTTTCCAAGATGATTCCTTCCCTTTGATTTGAAACATAAGCTAacaaaacaaaggtttttcaatcaatttgtCGGTagttaactaaattattttaaacaatgATTTGATGCTAACCAGTGGATACATGGAcaagaattttcaaattagaaCATTGCTCGGCAAagtttaaaacgtgtctagcTCCCAATGTATTGGTGCTAAACGCTACATCATATCTGCACGAAAGTAAA
The Cucurbita pepo subsp. pepo cultivar mu-cu-16 chromosome LG16, ASM280686v2, whole genome shotgun sequence genome window above contains:
- the LOC111776984 gene encoding fatty acyl-CoA reductase 3-like, which encodes MDVLENKTIFMIGAKGFLGKLMVEKILRVHPNVKKLYLLLRSVDHITASKHFYNEVVEKELFRVLKEKWGGDLKPLISEKIYLVPGDISSPNMGLNDSGLLEEMKNQVEIIINFAATTNFDERYDVAFGTNTLGAKHVLNFAKGCSNLEILVHVSTAYVSNQREGVILETPCKLVESVDGTSKLDIESERKIIEDSLRELRNNRDINETTRSLAMKDLGTKRSKMYGYPNTYTFTKAMGEMLVNDRTDNLPLIIMRPTIVTSTYKEPFPGWIEGLRTIDGFIVGYAKGKVTHFPSGAGSIFDLIPADMVVNAIIMAISAHKLQPSRHTIIYHVSSSMKNSISNINFLNYILQYFTEKPWINKDGKAIKIKKLTLFNDMASFHRYMTIRYLVFLKGFEFVNKAFFYSFQDKYNDLQRKFNRVMRQVELYDSFLFFKARFDDTNLEKLQIVARDNNINPNTSLLDPKAINWEDYFLNIHVPGLVKYVMK